One window from the genome of Natronomonas salsuginis encodes:
- a CDS encoding DNA-3-methyladenine glycosylase family protein codes for MSSPHDALESDPYIGPLIERYGRLELDPAADMFQRLVIAILRQQVSMAAAEATRERLFEAVDVTPADLASADETTLRDCGLSRQKADYVRNVAEAFESTYDRAYFESLDDEVVIDELTTIKGVGEWTARMQLLFSLGRPDVFPVGDLGVRKGMRTLFDDEMSREAMVERAKRWTPYRSYATLYLWRMDEDIAESVTEVDES; via the coding sequence GTGAGTTCGCCACACGACGCCCTGGAGTCCGACCCATACATCGGGCCGCTGATCGAACGATACGGTCGGCTCGAACTCGATCCCGCAGCGGATATGTTTCAGCGCCTCGTCATCGCTATTCTCCGACAGCAGGTCTCGATGGCCGCCGCGGAAGCGACGAGAGAGCGGCTCTTCGAAGCCGTCGACGTGACGCCGGCCGACCTCGCTTCGGCGGACGAGACCACGCTTCGCGACTGCGGGCTCTCTAGACAGAAGGCGGACTACGTCCGGAACGTCGCCGAAGCGTTCGAATCGACGTACGATCGCGCGTACTTCGAATCGCTCGACGACGAGGTGGTCATCGACGAGTTGACCACGATCAAAGGCGTCGGCGAGTGGACCGCCCGGATGCAGCTTTTGTTCTCGCTCGGCCGCCCCGACGTGTTCCCGGTTGGCGATCTCGGCGTCCGGAAGGGGATGCGAACGCTGTTCGACGACGAGATGAGCCGCGAGGCGATGGTCGAACGGGCCAAGCGGTGGACACCGTACCGGAGCTACGCGACTCTCTATCTGTGGCGGATGGACGAGGACATCGCCGAATCGGTCACAGAGGTCGACGAATCATAA
- a CDS encoding cupin domain-containing protein produces MSTYKRVNYREIAPVSGGMHFLREPLDSERVGVTITRCEPDWNSRPHDHTENGHEEIYVLIEGSATVVVDGEEIGMESGDAIWIPPEATRQIRNGEEESAFVLVSAPASIEPEGSDAKWSTDGFVG; encoded by the coding sequence ATGAGCACGTACAAACGCGTCAACTACCGCGAGATAGCGCCCGTTTCCGGCGGGATGCACTTCCTCCGAGAACCCCTCGACAGCGAGCGCGTCGGTGTGACAATCACCCGATGTGAACCGGACTGGAACAGCAGACCGCACGATCACACCGAAAACGGCCACGAGGAGATCTACGTCCTCATCGAGGGCTCAGCGACCGTCGTCGTCGACGGCGAGGAAATCGGGATGGAGAGCGGCGATGCGATCTGGATCCCGCCCGAGGCGACCCGACAGATCCGAAACGGCGAGGAGGAGAGCGCGTTCGTCTTGGTGAGTGCACCCGCCTCGATCGAGCCCGAGGGAAGTGACGCCAAGTGGAGCACGGACGGGTTTGTCGGCTGA
- a CDS encoding FAD-binding protein, producing the protein MHEHDVIVVGAGGAGLRAAIAADEEGADVAMVTKLHPVRSHTGAAEGGINAALRDGDDWELHAYDTMKGSDYLGDAPAIETLAQDAPEEVIQLEHWGMPFSREDDGRVSQRPFGGLSFPRTTYAGAETGHHLLHTMYEQVVKRGIRVYDEFYVSRLAVTDHDDPENRVCHGCAAYDIKSGEIVGFRARNGVILATGGDGQVYDHTTNAVANTGDGPAMAYRAGVPVEDMEFVQFHPTTLPSTGVLISEGVRGEGGILYNSEGERFMFEHGYANNAGELASRDVVSRAELTEVNEGRGINDEYVYLDMRHLGEERIYDRLENIIHLAEDFEGVNPVVEPMPVKPGQHYHMGGIETSEHGETCITGLYAAGECACASVHGSNRLGGNALPELIVFGARAGHHAAGRDLGEAQVPTGPSAATEPEDGLDTPVEPGALDASDEDVAADGALVEPAEVVDYAVESERQRVEDMLERDGTNHAEIREDLQKAMTENVNVFREEESLKQALEVIKECRERYQNVAVSDPSRTFNTDLIHTIETRNLIDIAETIALGALARDEFRGAHWRRAHQERKDDEWLKHTMISWNDGKPKLYYKPVVLEGEEKEYEPKVRSY; encoded by the coding sequence ATACATGAACACGATGTGATCGTGGTCGGGGCCGGCGGTGCCGGACTCCGGGCCGCGATCGCGGCCGACGAGGAAGGAGCCGACGTGGCGATGGTCACGAAGCTCCACCCGGTCCGCTCGCACACCGGTGCCGCAGAGGGCGGCATCAACGCGGCGTTGCGCGACGGCGACGACTGGGAACTCCACGCCTACGACACGATGAAGGGGTCCGACTACCTCGGCGACGCCCCCGCCATCGAAACGCTCGCACAGGACGCTCCCGAGGAGGTCATTCAGCTCGAACACTGGGGGATGCCCTTCTCTCGCGAGGACGACGGTCGCGTCTCCCAACGCCCGTTCGGCGGTCTCTCGTTCCCGCGAACGACGTACGCCGGGGCCGAAACTGGTCATCACCTGCTGCACACGATGTACGAGCAGGTCGTCAAACGGGGAATCCGGGTGTACGACGAGTTCTACGTCAGCCGACTCGCCGTGACGGACCACGACGACCCCGAAAATCGTGTATGTCACGGCTGTGCCGCCTACGACATCAAATCAGGCGAGATCGTCGGGTTCCGAGCGAGAAACGGCGTCATCCTTGCGACGGGCGGCGACGGACAGGTGTACGACCACACCACGAACGCCGTCGCGAACACAGGTGACGGCCCCGCGATGGCGTATCGCGCGGGCGTCCCTGTCGAGGACATGGAGTTCGTCCAGTTCCACCCGACGACGCTCCCGTCGACCGGCGTCCTCATCTCCGAGGGTGTCCGGGGCGAGGGCGGCATCCTCTACAACAGCGAGGGCGAACGGTTTATGTTCGAACACGGCTACGCGAACAACGCCGGCGAACTCGCCTCACGCGACGTCGTCTCCCGCGCCGAGTTAACCGAGGTCAACGAGGGCCGCGGTATCAACGACGAGTACGTCTACCTCGACATGCGCCACCTCGGCGAGGAGCGAATCTACGACCGCCTCGAGAACATCATCCACCTCGCGGAGGACTTCGAGGGCGTCAACCCGGTCGTCGAACCAATGCCGGTCAAGCCCGGCCAACACTACCACATGGGCGGCATCGAGACGAGTGAGCACGGCGAGACGTGCATCACCGGCCTGTACGCCGCCGGTGAGTGTGCGTGCGCGTCGGTTCACGGTTCGAACCGCCTCGGCGGCAACGCGCTACCGGAGCTCATCGTCTTCGGCGCCCGCGCCGGCCACCACGCAGCTGGCCGGGACCTCGGAGAGGCGCAAGTGCCTACCGGCCCGTCCGCGGCGACGGAGCCCGAGGACGGGCTCGACACGCCGGTCGAACCGGGCGCACTGGACGCGAGCGACGAGGACGTCGCCGCCGACGGCGCGTTGGTCGAACCCGCCGAGGTCGTCGACTATGCCGTCGAGTCCGAACGTCAACGCGTCGAGGACATGCTCGAACGCGACGGCACGAACCACGCCGAGATCCGGGAGGATCTTCAGAAAGCGATGACGGAGAATGTCAACGTCTTCCGGGAGGAAGAGAGTCTGAAACAGGCCCTGGAGGTCATCAAAGAGTGTCGCGAGCGATATCAGAACGTCGCCGTTTCGGACCCCTCGCGGACGTTCAACACCGACTTGATCCACACGATCGAGACGCGCAATCTCATCGACATCGCCGAGACGATCGCGCTCGGCGCGCTCGCGCGGGATGAGTTCCGCGGCGCACACTGGCGGCGCGCCCACCAAGAGCGAAAGGACGACGAGTGGCTCAAGCACACGATGATCTCGTGGAACGACGGGAAGCCAAAACTCTACTACAAACCCGTGGTCCTCGAGGGCGAGGAGAAAGAGTACGAGCCGAAGGTCCGCTCGTACTAA
- a CDS encoding succinate dehydrogenase/fumarate reductase iron-sulfur subunit encodes MSTQIQEPETETESEETSEHQQQRLADKRERADMRERAEADLSDADETVRIKVFRYDPEVEGKKDPRFDTFEVPFYKGMTVLDSLIYARDHFDSSLTFRHSCRQAICGSDALFVNGRQQLGCKTQMVDLEWPVRIEPLPHAEVVKDLVVDMEHFYDQMEAVEPYFQTNELPSGEEQRQTRENREKVKMSTRCIWCSACMSSCNIAAGDNEYLGPAAINKAYRFAMDEREGAEMKEHRLNIIEQEHGVWRCQTQFSCTEVCPKDIPLTEHIQELKREAVKSNLKFW; translated from the coding sequence ATGAGTACGCAAATTCAAGAACCGGAAACCGAGACCGAAAGCGAGGAGACGTCGGAACACCAACAGCAGCGGCTGGCCGACAAGCGAGAGCGCGCGGACATGCGCGAGCGCGCTGAGGCCGATCTCTCCGACGCCGACGAGACGGTTCGAATCAAGGTGTTCCGCTACGACCCCGAGGTCGAGGGCAAGAAGGATCCCCGGTTCGACACGTTCGAGGTTCCCTTCTACAAGGGGATGACGGTGCTCGACTCGCTCATCTACGCGCGCGATCACTTCGATTCGAGTCTCACCTTCCGACACTCCTGTCGGCAGGCGATCTGCGGCTCCGATGCGCTCTTCGTCAACGGCCGCCAGCAGCTCGGTTGTAAGACCCAGATGGTCGACCTAGAGTGGCCGGTCCGCATCGAACCGCTCCCGCACGCCGAGGTCGTCAAGGACCTCGTCGTCGATATGGAGCACTTCTACGATCAGATGGAAGCCGTCGAGCCGTATTTCCAGACGAACGAACTCCCGTCTGGCGAAGAGCAGCGACAGACCCGCGAGAACCGAGAGAAGGTCAAGATGTCCACGCGCTGCATCTGGTGTAGCGCGTGCATGTCCTCGTGTAACATCGCCGCCGGCGACAACGAGTATCTCGGGCCGGCCGCGATCAACAAGGCCTACCGCTTCGCGATGGACGAGCGGGAGGGCGCGGAGATGAAAGAACACCGGCTCAACATCATCGAACAGGAACACGGCGTCTGGCGCTGTCAGACGCAGTTCTCCTGCACCGAGGTGTGCCCGAAGGACATCCCACTGACCGAGCATATTCAGGAACTGAAACGCGAAGCCGTCAAGAGCAACCTCAAGTTCTGGTAG
- a CDS encoding succinate dehydrogenase hydrophobic membrane anchor subunit — protein MAEHYSSFEPKGTRWLLQRITAAFLVVVLAYHFLLLHFVNHAADITFAGTQVRMSQVGYFITMVLFLIAGAFHGVNGVYNALVNQGLDGTQQTVIKWSLVAAGTLLVVQGIRVASAMTGLF, from the coding sequence ATGGCTGAACACTACTCCTCGTTCGAACCGAAGGGGACGCGCTGGCTACTGCAGCGCATCACGGCCGCGTTTCTGGTAGTCGTGTTGGCGTATCACTTCCTGCTGTTGCACTTTGTCAACCACGCAGCGGACATCACGTTCGCGGGGACGCAGGTTCGGATGAGCCAGGTCGGCTACTTCATCACGATGGTGTTGTTCTTGATCGCCGGGGCGTTCCACGGCGTCAACGGCGTCTACAACGCCCTCGTCAACCAGGGTCTCGACGGCACCCAACAGACCGTCATCAAGTGGTCGCTCGTCGCCGCCGGAACGCTCCTCGTCGTTCAGGGGATTCGCGTCGCGAGCGCCATGACGGGGTTGTTCTAA
- the sdhC gene encoding succinate dehydrogenase, cytochrome b556 subunit, protein MSQSYDRGLIEDFGRWQEFSAGMWAWIFHKFTGWVLIGYLFTHVAVLSTATVDGATYTQTLQGLESLLVVRFLEVGLLAVAVFHILNGVRLLFVDLGVGLDAQDKAFYAAMIATGAITVASIPTFLLGAF, encoded by the coding sequence ATGAGTCAATCGTACGACCGGGGTCTGATAGAGGACTTCGGGCGATGGCAGGAGTTCTCCGCCGGTATGTGGGCCTGGATCTTCCACAAGTTCACCGGTTGGGTGCTCATCGGCTATCTGTTCACGCACGTAGCCGTACTGAGCACCGCCACAGTGGACGGAGCGACCTATACCCAGACGCTCCAGGGGCTGGAGAGCCTGCTCGTCGTCCGCTTCCTCGAAGTCGGACTGCTTGCGGTCGCCGTCTTCCACATCCTCAACGGGGTCCGCCTGCTCTTCGTCGATCTCGGTGTCGGACTGGACGCACAGGACAAGGCGTTTTACGCCGCTATGATCGCAACTGGGGCCATCACGGTCGCGAGTATTCCGACGTTCCTTTTGGGGGCGTTCTAA